One region of Pseudomonas alvandae genomic DNA includes:
- a CDS encoding TadE/TadG family type IV pilus assembly protein, protein MKLAPFKSPRAQQGVALVEFTLVLPVLLLLLLAFGEFGRMLYQYNVLLQASRDADRFVASQAWNSTLGAVSLSSTLQTQTKNVAVYGVPSASGTAVVSGLTTANVQVVAEGTSHVRVTITYTFCPVIGAGSCSGSIPGFFGSAIALGIPLVATTVMRAL, encoded by the coding sequence ATGAAACTTGCCCCGTTCAAATCACCCCGGGCCCAGCAAGGCGTCGCGCTGGTGGAGTTCACCCTGGTGCTGCCGGTGTTGCTGCTGCTGTTGCTCGCCTTCGGCGAGTTCGGCCGCATGCTGTACCAATACAACGTGCTGTTGCAGGCCAGCCGCGATGCCGACCGCTTCGTCGCCAGCCAGGCCTGGAATTCCACCCTTGGCGCGGTTTCCCTGAGCAGCACGCTGCAGACCCAGACGAAAAACGTCGCGGTGTATGGCGTGCCCAGCGCTTCCGGGACTGCCGTGGTGTCGGGCCTGACCACGGCGAACGTGCAGGTTGTCGCCGAAGGCACCAGCCATGTGCGCGTCACCATCACCTACACCTTCTGCCCGGTGATTGGCGCGGGCAGTTGCAGCGGATCGATCCCCGGCTTCTTCGGCAGCGCCATTGCGCTGGGCATTCCGCTGGTGGCGACCACCGTCATGAGGGCGCTGTGA
- the cpaB gene encoding Flp pilus assembly protein CpaB — MSSRTLPLIGVSLVMGLGAAWMADSWLSARLNATPDDHLRSVVVATVEIPFGQMVEAQQVTTVRMPMDTIPDDAFDSSDKAVGKIATFDILRGDIVRGARLSEHLGGSTLASLIAPDKRAISVRVDDVVGVGGFLLPGNRVDVLATKTTNAGSNNATSRTLLENLRVLAVDQTAGTDKTQPVVVRAVTLEMSASEAELLVTAQTEGKLQLALRNPLNLEKKAVAVAPPAPAPVMAVAAAPVPRPVVQRSAKPQGGAITLIRGVESSVINVR, encoded by the coding sequence ATGAGCTCTCGTACGCTTCCGCTGATAGGCGTTTCCCTGGTAATGGGCCTTGGTGCCGCATGGATGGCTGACTCCTGGCTGAGCGCGCGACTCAACGCGACCCCCGATGATCACTTGCGAAGCGTGGTGGTCGCGACGGTGGAAATCCCCTTCGGGCAAATGGTCGAGGCCCAGCAGGTCACGACGGTGCGCATGCCCATGGACACGATTCCGGACGATGCTTTCGACAGCAGCGACAAGGCCGTGGGCAAGATTGCCACGTTCGACATCCTGCGTGGCGACATCGTACGCGGTGCCCGTCTGAGCGAGCATCTGGGCGGCAGCACCCTGGCCTCGCTGATCGCACCGGACAAACGGGCGATATCGGTGCGCGTGGATGATGTGGTCGGCGTCGGCGGATTCCTGTTGCCGGGCAACCGGGTCGATGTCCTGGCGACCAAGACCACTAACGCCGGCAGCAACAACGCGACATCCCGGACCCTCCTCGAAAATCTGCGGGTGCTGGCGGTGGACCAGACCGCGGGCACGGACAAGACGCAACCGGTGGTGGTGCGGGCCGTGACACTGGAGATGTCCGCCAGCGAGGCGGAACTGCTGGTCACCGCGCAGACCGAGGGCAAGCTGCAACTGGCCCTTCGCAACCCCCTGAACCTGGAGAAAAAAGCCGTGGCCGTCGCGCCGCCAGCCCCTGCGCCGGTCATGGCGGTGGCCGCCGCGCCGGTGCCAAGACCCGTAGTGCAGCGCAGTGCCAAGCCCCAGGGCGGCGCGATCACGTTGATCCGTGGCGTTGAAAGCAGCGTGATCAATGTCCGCTAG
- a CDS encoding Tad domain-containing protein translates to MMNAKIRQPLTLPRRQGGAVSVLMVIAMAAIAMTAALALDGGHMLLNKTRLQNAVDAAALGGAKTLSQVKGSMNMASTTRTAALDTLSRNASAVGNTELATAVAGNPGTFAAVELSSSVYGPFSYPGPSDAKYVRVSVANYQLNGFFWSFVQSMGSGSLGNKAVAAIATAGPSPTSPCDVAPLMVCGDPGQYDPSAGNFWSYHFGDLVVLKTAAGNSSPIGPGNFQLLDFGSGGSSVREDLAGGGSVCRAVGDNVQTSPGNTVGPASQGLNTRFGIYNGPVSASNYPPDLVTSSSSPAMTYNGTLGQAQYKGQPVTSSSGDLSAGGEAIADYNDWRTQVAACVGGSGSGCQSNGVFERRMLKIVVGNCTGKQGGSSTIPVLGFGCYFVVQPMNSGGTQAQIFGQFVHECEGDNVPGPTPSSDAGPQIIQLYKTYINGSGTPSTDS, encoded by the coding sequence ATGATGAATGCCAAGATCCGGCAGCCGTTGACGCTGCCACGACGCCAGGGAGGGGCGGTGAGTGTACTGATGGTGATCGCCATGGCGGCCATCGCCATGACGGCGGCGTTGGCCCTGGACGGCGGGCATATGCTGCTGAACAAGACCCGCCTGCAAAACGCGGTGGATGCCGCCGCCTTGGGGGGCGCCAAGACCCTGAGCCAGGTCAAAGGCAGCATGAACATGGCCAGCACGACCCGCACGGCGGCCCTCGACACGCTGAGCAGAAATGCCAGCGCCGTGGGCAACACCGAACTGGCCACCGCCGTCGCTGGCAATCCGGGCACGTTTGCCGCGGTTGAATTGTCCAGCAGCGTCTACGGCCCGTTCTCTTACCCCGGCCCCAGCGACGCCAAGTACGTGCGGGTGTCGGTCGCCAACTATCAACTCAACGGTTTTTTCTGGAGCTTCGTCCAATCGATGGGCAGCGGCAGCCTGGGCAACAAAGCCGTGGCGGCCATCGCCACCGCCGGCCCTAGCCCCACATCGCCTTGTGACGTCGCGCCGCTGATGGTCTGTGGCGATCCCGGCCAATATGACCCGTCCGCCGGGAATTTCTGGAGCTATCACTTCGGCGACCTGGTGGTGCTGAAGACCGCAGCGGGAAACAGCTCACCGATCGGGCCGGGCAATTTCCAGCTGCTCGATTTCGGTTCCGGCGGCAGTTCGGTGCGTGAGGACCTTGCAGGGGGCGGTTCGGTCTGTCGTGCCGTCGGGGACAACGTCCAGACTTCCCCCGGCAATACGGTCGGTCCGGCGTCCCAAGGCTTGAACACGCGCTTCGGCATCTACAACGGCCCGGTCAGTGCTTCCAACTATCCACCGGACCTGGTCACCTCTTCGAGCTCGCCAGCGATGACCTACAACGGCACGCTCGGCCAGGCGCAATACAAAGGCCAGCCTGTCACGTCGAGCAGTGGCGACCTCTCGGCAGGCGGTGAGGCGATAGCGGACTACAACGATTGGCGCACCCAAGTCGCCGCCTGCGTGGGCGGGAGCGGCAGTGGCTGCCAAAGCAACGGCGTCTTCGAGCGCCGGATGCTGAAGATTGTGGTGGGCAATTGCACCGGTAAACAGGGCGGCTCAAGCACCATTCCCGTGTTGGGTTTCGGCTGCTATTTCGTCGTGCAGCCCATGAACAGCGGCGGCACCCAGGCGCAGATCTTCGGCCAGTTCGTCCACGAATGCGAAGGCGACAATGTGCCTGGCCCGACACCCAGCAGCGACGCCGGACCGCAGATCATCCAGCTCTATAAAACCTATATCAATGGCAGCGGCACGCCGAGCACAGACTCGTAG
- a CDS encoding AAA family ATPase codes for MHVINDSDAYPSEREAVQRLAPQPSSIRDTGLTDSFLGELVCKHLHDAGVLDMTRLVERLALTGAVLEEVLAFLRKDGRVEVLGQMGQSGGQTLRYGLTERGRSSARDALARSGYIGAAPFPVSTYRSLIKIQTIHHGRITAKDMNQALAGMVLSQGMLDQLGVALNSGRAIMIYGPAGTGKTYVSSRLIRLFAEAIWVPHAIVINESVIEIYDPQVHQRLDDSSQTNNLMLNEGIDRRLLCCKRPIVITGGELSMEQLDVRYDPFTRQYQAALQLKASNGLFIIDDMGRQRMAPAELLNRWIVPMEEKRDFINLGGGRHCELPFDLVLVFSTNLNPLELADEAFLRRIGYKVQFGYLKPDEYERIWRQECERLGIPYDPLLVRYVLQRLYASEGMPLVPCHPRDLLNMALDRQRYLGGSGPLLPQELEWAWHNYFVQLDFL; via the coding sequence ATGCACGTCATCAACGATAGCGATGCCTACCCCAGCGAACGGGAAGCCGTGCAACGCCTGGCGCCTCAACCGAGCTCGATTCGCGACACCGGCCTGACTGACAGCTTCCTCGGCGAACTGGTGTGCAAACACCTGCATGACGCCGGCGTGCTGGACATGACGCGGCTGGTGGAACGCCTGGCCCTGACCGGCGCGGTGCTCGAAGAAGTGCTGGCGTTCCTGCGCAAGGACGGGCGAGTCGAAGTCCTTGGCCAGATGGGCCAGTCCGGTGGACAAACGCTGCGCTATGGCCTCACGGAACGCGGCCGCAGTTCTGCCCGCGACGCCTTGGCTCGCAGCGGCTACATCGGCGCCGCGCCGTTTCCGGTCAGCACCTACCGCTCGCTGATCAAGATCCAGACCATCCACCATGGTCGCATCACCGCCAAGGACATGAACCAGGCCCTGGCCGGCATGGTGCTCAGCCAAGGCATGCTCGATCAACTCGGCGTCGCCCTCAACTCCGGCCGGGCGATCATGATCTACGGCCCGGCGGGCACCGGAAAAACCTACGTCAGCAGCCGGTTGATCCGGTTGTTCGCCGAGGCCATCTGGGTGCCCCATGCCATCGTCATCAACGAGTCGGTGATCGAGATCTACGACCCGCAGGTGCATCAACGCCTGGATGACAGCAGCCAAACCAACAACCTGATGCTCAACGAAGGCATCGACCGTCGACTGTTGTGCTGCAAACGCCCGATCGTCATCACCGGCGGCGAGTTGAGCATGGAACAGCTGGACGTGCGCTACGACCCGTTTACCCGGCAATACCAGGCGGCCCTGCAACTCAAGGCCAGCAACGGCCTGTTCATCATCGACGACATGGGCCGCCAGCGCATGGCCCCGGCCGAGCTGCTCAATCGCTGGATCGTGCCGATGGAAGAAAAACGCGACTTCATCAACCTGGGCGGCGGGCGGCATTGCGAGCTGCCGTTCGACCTGGTGCTGGTGTTTTCCACCAACCTCAACCCCCTCGAACTGGCGGACGAGGCCTTCCTGCGGCGCATCGGCTACAAGGTCCAGTTCGGTTATCTCAAGCCCGACGAATACGAGCGCATCTGGCGCCAGGAGTGCGAACGCCTGGGCATCCCGTATGACCCGCTGCTGGTGCGCTATGTGCTGCAGCGGCTGTATGCAAGCGAAGGCATGCCATTGGTGCCTTGCCATCCTCGCGATCTGTTGAACATGGCGCTCGACCGCCAGCGTTACCTGGGCGGTTCCGGGCCCCTGTTGCCGCAAGAGCTGGAATGGGCCTGGCACAACTACTTCGTTCAGCTCGACTTCCTTTGA
- a CDS encoding AAA family ATPase: MLNTRETPLTSATGKVGLRILISSRDAASLRDLQCVCQRMPGLEVSTRLVSNGHVDPLYGLDRMPDLLLLRVSHLWREELSALLQRPAHERPAMLVCGLLGEQEGMRLAMQAGARDVLPEPFADTELVAALNRLVAEVRLGNGNEGKLIAVISAKGGSGGTLVACNLAQQLSARSGNTLLLDMDLQFGSVTHYLDVAQSHSHLEVLQQVEDMDSVALRGFCSHFSPSLHVLGGRAGELCLPQDAQPEQLDALLQLARTSYDWVVVDLPRQIDHLTGSVLEQVDRVYVVVQQSVSHLRDASALVRILREDLGVRGDQLQIVVNRYDKSAAVSLKDIGEALRCPNISKLPNDFNLVSQSQNTGVPLGLHAPKAAITAALRDLTEDLVGHQMAAGKGLLKRAFNRFFGG; this comes from the coding sequence ATGCTGAACACCCGGGAAACTCCGCTCACAAGCGCCACCGGCAAGGTCGGGCTGCGCATATTGATCAGCAGCCGCGATGCCGCGTCGTTGCGCGATCTGCAATGCGTCTGCCAGCGCATGCCCGGCCTTGAAGTGAGCACGCGCCTGGTCAGCAACGGCCATGTCGATCCGCTCTACGGCCTCGACCGGATGCCCGATCTGCTGCTGTTGCGGGTCAGCCATTTGTGGCGCGAGGAACTCTCGGCGTTACTGCAACGGCCGGCCCACGAGCGTCCGGCGATGTTGGTGTGCGGTCTGTTGGGCGAGCAGGAAGGCATGCGCCTGGCGATGCAGGCCGGTGCGCGAGACGTGTTGCCCGAACCTTTCGCTGATACCGAACTGGTGGCGGCCCTGAATCGCCTGGTGGCGGAAGTACGCCTCGGCAATGGGAACGAAGGCAAGTTGATCGCAGTGATCAGCGCCAAGGGCGGCTCCGGCGGCACGCTGGTGGCGTGCAACCTGGCCCAGCAACTCAGCGCCCGTTCAGGCAATACCTTGTTACTGGACATGGACCTGCAGTTCGGCAGCGTGACCCATTACCTGGACGTCGCCCAATCCCACAGCCACCTCGAAGTGCTGCAACAAGTCGAGGACATGGACAGCGTGGCATTGCGAGGCTTTTGCAGCCACTTCAGTCCGAGCTTGCACGTGTTGGGTGGCCGCGCCGGAGAATTGTGCCTGCCCCAGGATGCCCAGCCGGAACAGCTCGACGCACTCTTGCAACTGGCCCGCACCAGCTATGACTGGGTGGTGGTGGACTTGCCCCGGCAGATCGATCACCTCACCGGCTCCGTCCTTGAACAGGTGGACCGGGTCTACGTGGTGGTGCAACAGAGCGTCAGTCACCTGCGTGATGCCAGCGCGCTGGTGCGGATTCTTCGAGAAGACCTCGGCGTACGCGGCGATCAGTTGCAGATCGTGGTCAACCGCTACGACAAGTCCGCCGCGGTCAGCCTCAAGGACATCGGCGAGGCCCTGCGCTGCCCGAATATTTCGAAATTGCCCAATGACTTCAACCTGGTCAGCCAGAGTCAGAACACTGGTGTGCCGTTGGGACTGCATGCGCCAAAGGCGGCCATCACCGCCGCGTTGCGCGATTTGACCGAAGACCTGGTCGGTCACCAGATGGCGGCAGGCAAAGGCCTGCTCAAACGCGCCTTCAACCGTTTCTTCGGGGGATGA
- a CDS encoding TadE family protein has protein sequence MNRKQMHGTYIVEFAFVGLLVFTLLFGVLEMGRLYFTVNALDEAARRGARLAAVCNISDPVILRRAIFNAATDSGTSQLISSLATSNLVLTYLDVDGAVVANPGDTSGSTGFRAIRYVQLSLQNFVFNLFIPGLGVPITLPTFRATLPRESLGRHSDSGEITPC, from the coding sequence ATGAATCGCAAGCAGATGCACGGCACCTATATCGTCGAGTTCGCCTTCGTCGGCCTGCTGGTGTTCACCCTGCTGTTCGGTGTGCTGGAAATGGGCCGGTTGTATTTCACCGTCAACGCCCTCGATGAAGCCGCGCGGCGTGGTGCGCGCCTGGCGGCGGTGTGCAACATCAGCGATCCGGTGATCCTGCGCCGGGCGATTTTCAACGCCGCGACGGATTCAGGCACCAGCCAACTGATCAGCAGCCTGGCCACCTCGAACCTGGTGCTGACGTACCTGGACGTCGACGGAGCCGTGGTGGCAAACCCCGGCGACACCTCCGGCAGCACGGGCTTCAGAGCCATCCGCTATGTCCAGCTGAGCCTGCAGAATTTCGTTTTCAACCTGTTCATTCCCGGACTGGGCGTGCCCATTACCTTGCCCACCTTCAGGGCAACCTTGCCACGCGAAAGCCTAGGGCGTCATTCCGATTCAGGGGAGATCACACCATGCTGA